From the Micromonospora echinospora genome, the window CCTGCTGGCCGACGGCCGGCGGGTACGCCTGGTCCAGGTAGAGCTGGAACCCGGTCGCGCTGGCCAGGGTCTGCGCCACGGCCTTGTTGTTCACGTCGGTGATCGCCGAGGTGGCCTCGGTGACGGTCGGCAGCACCGCGCCGGTCGCCGCGGATGTGCGCTGGCTGTCCACGCTGAGCAGCGTCTTGAGGAAGTCGACGGTGGAGGCGGGGGCGTCCTTGCCGACGGCGAAGCCGTTACCGCCGCCGAACACCTCGGTGGCGGCGCCCTTGCCGCCGTCGACGGCCGGGAACGGGAAGAAGCCGAGTTTGTCGCCGATGCCCTTCTTGCTGGTGGAGGAGGACGCCTGCACCGACGGCGCCCACTGACCCATCAGCTCCATGGCCGCGCCGCCGTTGCCCATCGTGGCGGCCTGTCCGTCCGGGGAGCCGAACTCGGCGCCGAGGAACCCCTTCTGGAAGGGCTGGAGGTCGACCAGTTCCTTGAACCGCTGGCCGGCCGCGACGAAGTCGGGGGTGTCGAAGTTCTTGTCCTTGGCGGCCTGCTGCAACGCGCCGAGCCCACCGATCCGCATCACCAGGTAGGCCCAGTAGAAGTGGGCGGGCCACTTGTCCTTGCCGGCCAGCGCCACCGGGACGATGCCGGCCGCCTTGAGTTTGGTGACCGCGTCCAGGAGCTGGGCCCAGGTGGTCGGCGCGGCGGTGATCCCGGCCTTGGCGAAGTGGTCCTTGTTGT encodes:
- a CDS encoding extracellular solute-binding protein; the protein is MAAHLSRRTLFGLVGAGAGAYLLGACGGGDSGDPDDPQTINWWHIQNTEPMLPVWAAMAKEYQSAHDGVTVKIQPLENEAFKAKLTTATQAGSPPDLFQSWGGGVLKQQVDAGLVKDLTDDVKPWVGSLLPLALEPYTIDGRIYGVPFDLGMVGFWYNKDHFAKAGITAAPTTWAQLLDAVTKLKAAGIVPVALAGKDKWPAHFYWAYLVMRIGGLGALQQAAKDKNFDTPDFVAAGQRFKELVDLQPFQKGFLGAEFGSPDGQAATMGNGGAAMELMGQWAPSVQASSSTSKKGIGDKLGFFPFPAVDGGKGAATEVFGGGNGFAVGKDAPASTVDFLKTLLSVDSQRTSAATGAVLPTVTEATSAITDVNNKAVAQTLASATGFQLYLDQAYPPAVGQQVNDSVAALVAGDKSAEQIVKDITAVAKSQ